AGCCTAAGGAATTTCTTTTGATCCGTGCCTTTGTAACCTATAATATCAGTCACAAGGTTACCAGAGGATGCCATGAGACAGCTATCCGCTGTGGACAAAACCGCCGAAAAATAGGCCGACATCATCAACCCCATCAATCCGGCAGGAAGAATCGTTCTGAGCAGCATAGGCAGCCCTACTTCAGCATCCATACCCTGAGCACTCTCGTACCCAAGGTAAGCAAACATCCCTGTCTCGGCGCCTACCCTGGCAAACATCCCCAGCAGCACTCCCATGAGGGCCATGACAGGCCATTCGAAAAGACCAGCAATGTACCAGGCTTTTTGCGCAGCTTTTTCACTCTTGCAAGCATATATTCTCTGGTATAGAGTCATTCCTACAAACCAAATCGGTATAATGGTAATTCCCCAGTTCACCATGTCCTGCCATCTGATGTTGGTCAGTGAAAGAAACTCAGGAGGAAGGATCTCTCTGATTTTTTCATACCCACCTACGCTTACGTATCCCAATGGCAACCCTATAAACACGAGCCCTGAAAGAAGCAGCGCCCATTGAATAGTGTCTGTATAAATCACCGCTTTGAGCCCTCCCATCACTGTATACACTACAGCAATGACTCCCATAATGACCAGGGCATTTGTCAGACTGAGATCAGCGAAAGTAGAGGATGCTAATTTGGCTCCTGCCAAAAGCTGAGAACTCGTGAATCCGGCATACCCTATGGCTGAAATGATACCAGCGAGTAGCGCGGTTTTTTTATCATAGAATATGCTAAAGATCTGAGGAAACGTGAATAGCTTTTTAAACTCCGGCAATGCACTGAGTTTGGGGATAAGAATTACTGCTGCTAACCATGCACCAAGCAAACCGGTGAATAACATCCAGGATCCGGATAAGCCCATTGTGAAGCCCAGACCACCCAAGCCAATGGAAAAGCCGCCGCCCACGTCAGTGGCCACCACCGAAAGCCCCACATGCCAGGAACTCATGGATCTGCCACCTACATAATAATCTTCCGTGTTTTTATTCTTTTTGAGGAAAAAGGCTCCTACCCCCAGCATTGCAATCATATAAACAATAAATACCAGGAGGTCTATCCAGTGGATGCTCAAAACAATCAGTAGGGTTTGGGATTAAAAAAATGTACAACTGCTACGAAAGCAACTCAGAGCCTTGCAAATTGTTCTGATCAATCGCAATTCTCTATAATGGCTGCAAGATAATCATATAATGCCTGATGGATATCCGGCCTTACGTTGAGCTGATAAATAGCCTTACTTTCTCTGGTAGGATACACCCGGTTTGAAAGAAAAACAAATAGTAAGTCATTGGCGGGATCAGCCCATACCAAGGTGCCGGTATACCCCGTGTGCCCGTAGCTTTCGAAAGAAGCCGATTTTGCCACACTACTGATCAATGAGTCATATTCGAGAAGTGGTTTATCAAACCCCAAACCTCTTCGGTTCCCTTTATTGGCATACTGATAGCTGGTAAACACGTCAATAGTTGATGGTTTCAGATACTGCACTCCGTTCAAACTCCCATTATTTAACCACATCTGCCACAAACTAGCCACGTCTTCCGCAGTTCCGAATAACCCCGCATTTCCCGAAATACCCTTCATCAAAATGGCCCCCTCATCATGTACCCTGCCATGGATAGGTTCATACCTGAAAAAAGAATCAATCTCCGTAGGCACTATTCTGTCCAAGGTAAATTTTTCAGCCGGGTTAAAAGTGAGTGCACTCAGTCCCATGGGTTGGTAGAACACCTCCTGCAGATAAACCTCAAAAGGTCTTCTGGTCAATCGCTGCACCATCTCAGGCACCAGATAAAAGAACAAACC
This Marinoscillum sp. 108 DNA region includes the following protein-coding sequences:
- a CDS encoding serine hydrolase; amino-acid sequence: MINAIQQRAFPGCVVYASHRGNPILLKSYGYKTYDSLDAVYTSDLFDMASVTKVMASTLALMKLYEDGLIDLDEPLRNYVDGLGWRKISKVTLRQCLAHQAGLQSWIKFYEEIRRNNGRYKGHTISDSRSEDHPYKVAEGMFLHKEFYKRIKKYIKAAPVNREPQYVYSGLFFYLVPEMVQRLTRRPFEVYLQEVFYQPMGLSALTFNPAEKFTLDRIVPTEIDSFFRYEPIHGRVHDEGAILMKGISGNAGLFGTAEDVASLWQMWLNNGSLNGVQYLKPSTIDVFTSYQYANKGNRRGLGFDKPLLEYDSLISSVAKSASFESYGHTGYTGTLVWADPANDLLFVFLSNRVYPTRESKAIYQLNVRPDIHQALYDYLAAIIENCD
- a CDS encoding sodium:solute symporter, which translates into the protein MHWIDLLVFIVYMIAMLGVGAFFLKKNKNTEDYYVGGRSMSSWHVGLSVVATDVGGGFSIGLGGLGFTMGLSGSWMLFTGLLGAWLAAVILIPKLSALPEFKKLFTFPQIFSIFYDKKTALLAGIISAIGYAGFTSSQLLAGAKLASSTFADLSLTNALVIMGVIAVVYTVMGGLKAVIYTDTIQWALLLSGLVFIGLPLGYVSVGGYEKIREILPPEFLSLTNIRWQDMVNWGITIIPIWFVGMTLYQRIYACKSEKAAQKAWYIAGLFEWPVMALMGVLLGMFARVGAETGMFAYLGYESAQGMDAEVGLPMLLRTILPAGLMGLMMSAYFSAVLSTADSCLMASSGNLVTDIIGYKGTDQKKFLRLSQIITLGIGVFAVLLASVMQSVLELMLYSYAFMVSGLFIPVLGGLFMKKPSANAAFFSMLIGGGTTISLILIGRDLPLGLDANIYGISLSLITFVMINQFRNKQ